From the Cryptomeria japonica chromosome 2, Sugi_1.0, whole genome shotgun sequence genome, one window contains:
- the LOC131073813 gene encoding ATPase family AAA domain-containing protein At1g05910 isoform X2: protein MDGKASSSPSPASAKRSRGSIEQHRPPTKKNSDDCGDHNSKKRPLRTSDRLRARHRRRLNLNLNLTSRIQMYRNHNPKLNKGKKRRRASASRIAKMLHTRPNLRSSANSTVHKTAGPSNQIENMNVQSHTSTLRRSTRKRKISVNLEDYETDNTDTEDADLMRRTYRPSTTKVENNPSQDEQSSPMREKKTRDTASLPRREGLRPRRSTRSTRSTIQHSSQDSEDQESSEEEDDRDEGEAGDEGEEDEEDEVEEEGEEGEEQEGRRRYALRNRTEVRRFSPEKEEKQRPRSPPRKVLHQGMGTKNARDARRGGARTYKRHRAPRIDDSDDSLLVDEMDQGPVGSWMRGGNRNFGQQWVCGGLDMHSTTAWGLNVAASGWGHQGDTFGYGGVGVQTAGPSSKGGADIQPLQVDDTVSFDDIGGLSDHIDALKEMVFFPLLYPDFFANYHISPPRGVLLCGPPGTGKTLIARALACAASKAGQKVNFYMRKGADVLSKWVGEAERQLKLLFEEAQRNQPSIIFFDEIDGLAPVRSSKQEQIHNSIVSTLLALMDGLDSRGQVVLIGATNRIDAIDGALRRPGRFDREFVFTLPDCKARAEILKIHTRKWKNPLSDELRMELAAACVGYCGADLKALCTEAAIRAFREKYPQVYTSDDQFVIDVDSVKVEKLDFLEAMSAITPAAHRGATVQSRPLSPVIAPCLEGHLKIIRNYISEIFHIVAKGDKEDSSRNLAKLLGFSYGSSIPFVYRPRLLLCGKEGAGLDHIGPAVLHELERFPVHSLGLPSLLSDPSAKTPEEALVHIVGEARRTSPSILYLPQLQLWWETAHDQLRAVLLTILEELPSDLPVLLLATSSVPSDELDGEAASLFGRRYIYQVEKPSSEDRCRFISQLVDAVLTIPDQQVVITPKKNVSIPELPKVPKAARGPSETELRAKAEAEEHAIRRLRMCLRDICSRLLYEKRFSVFHYPVMDEDAPDYYSIVQNPMDITTLLQRVDNGRYLTCSAFLQDVELIPANAKAYNGDDYNGARIVSRAYALRDAVLGMLSQMDPALVAFCDKIAAQGGPTRLPEDSATNFLSNPVAQPVHVTRASARLRNVQPEMNVSQSYEVLKRSKRNSDPDQGEVVAGNSDPFSEDRSQPMEIDAPGQNALPTKCPHGSVTNEAFKGVQQCEANNQDEIMNQPLAPTDVAETTIAEVEDGESKSSPKVPISKHLAEQIESIEQNFVKCTEGYGISELERLYARICRGVISLKDADKPMIVKFLKDFSSDESNFQR from the exons GTGCATAAAACTGCTGGTCCTTCAAATCAGATAGAGAACATGAACGTGCAG TCGCATACATCCACTCTACGCCGGTCTACaagaaaaaggaaaatttctgtCAATTTAGAGGATTACGAAACAGATAACACAGACACAGAGGATGCAGATCTGATG agacgaacatatcggccatctactactaaagttgagaaTAACCCTAGTCAGGATGAGCAGTCCAGTCCAATGCGAGAGAAGAAGACAAGAGATACAGCATCTTTGCCACGGCGAGAAGGACTTCGGCCTCGCAGGTCAACAAGGTCAACAAGGTCAACCATCCAACATTCTTCTCAAGATTCTGAAGACCAGGAATCGTCAGAGGAGGAAGATGATAGAGATGAGGGGGAGGCTGGGGATGAAGGAGAGGAAGAcgaagaagatgaagttgaggaAGAGGGTGAGGAGGGTGAAGAACAAGAAGGAAGGAGACGGTATGCTCTCCGGAATCGCACTGAGGTGAGGAGGTTTTCTCCTGAAAAAGAAGAAAAGCAACGCCCACGATCTCCACCACGTAAAGTATTGCATCAAGGAATGGGAACCAAAAATGCACGTGATGCGAGACGAGGTGGTGCAAGGACATATAAACGTCATCGTGCACCAAGAATTGATGATTCAGATGATTCTCTTCTTGTGGATGAGATGGATCAGGGTCCTGTTGGTTCATGGATGCGTGGGGGAAACAGAAACTTTGGTCAGCAATGGGTTTGTGGCGGACTTGACATGCATAGCACAACTGCATGGGGATTGAATGTTGCGGCATCTGGATGGGGACACCAAGGTGATACTTTTGGTTATGGAGGTGTAGGTGTACAAACTGCTGGGCCTAGTTCAAAAGGTGGAGCTGACATTCAACCTTTGCAGGTTGATGACACAGTGAGTTTTGATGATATTGGAGGGCTTTCTGATCACATTGATGCACTGAAAGAAATGGTTTTTTTCCCTCTTCTCTATCCTGATTTCTTTGCAAATTATCACATCTCTCCTCCAAGGGGAGTCTTATTGTGTGGTCCTCCTGGAACTGGTAAAACATTGATTGCAAGGGCTTTAGCATGTGCAGCTTCCAAGGCAGGACAGAAAGTAAACTTTTACATGCGAAAGGGAGCTGATGTGCTCAGCAAGTGGGTTGGGGAAGCTGAGCGGCAACTGAAATTACTTTTTGAAGAAGCTCAAAGGAACCAACCATCCAtaatattttttgatgaaatagaTGGTCTTGCTCCAGTGAGGTCTAGTAAACAAGAACAAATTCACAATTCTATTGTATCTACACTTCTTGCTCTAATGGATGGTCTAGACTCTAGAGGTCAAGTAGTGCTTATTGGAGCTACAAACAGGATTGATGCTATTGATGGAGCTCTTCGTCGGCCTGGTCGGTTTGATCGTGAATTTGTATTTACCTTACCTGATTGTAAAGCAAGAGCTGAGATATTAAAGATCCATACAAGAAAGTGGAAGAATCCTTTATCAGATGAATTAAGAATGGAATTAGCAGCAGCTTGTGTGGGGTATTGTGGTGCTGATTTAAAAGCTTTGTGCACAGAAGCTGCAATTAGGGCCTTCCGCGAGAAATATCCTCAAGTATACACTAGTGATGATCAGTTTGTCATAGATGTGGATTCTGTGAAAGTAGAGAAGCTTGATTTCTTGGAAGCTATGTCTGCTATTACTCCGGCTGCCCATAGAGGTGCAACAGTACAGTCAAGGCCATTGTCCCCAGTTATAGCTCCATGCTTAGAAGGACATCTAAAAATAATCAGAAACTATATTTCTGAGATCTTCCACATAGTGGCCAAGGGTGATAAGGAGGACAGTTCTCGCAATCTTGCCAAGTTACTTGGATTTTCCTATGGTTCTTCCATTCCCTTTGTTTACAGACCAAGACTTTTACTTTGTGGGAAGGAGGGTGCTGGCTTG GACCATATCGGCCCTGCTGTTCTACACGAATTAGAGAGGTTCCCTGTGCATTCTCTTGGACTTCCATCACTCTTGTCCGACCCAAGTGCAAAGACCCCTGAGGAAGCGCTAGTGCATATTGTGGGAGAAGCAAGGAGGACTTCTCCTTCTATTTTGTATCTGCCTCAACTTCAACTTTGGTGGGAGACG GCCCATGATCAACTAAGAGCTGTTCTGTTGACTATATTGGAAGAACTGCCATCGGACCTTCCTGTATTACTTCTTGCAACCTCCTCTGTGCCCTCGGACGAATTGGATGGAGAAGCTGCATCCTTGTTTGGACGTCGCTATAT TTACCAAGTAGAAAAACCAAGTTCCGaggacaggtgtagattcatctcacAATTGGTTGATGCTGTTCTTACTATCCCTGATCAGCAAGTAGTAATTACTCCTAAAAAGAATGTTTCTATTCCTGAACTTCCAAAGGTACCAAAAGCAGCAAGGGGACCAAGTGAAACTGAGCTACGTGCCAAGGCAGAAGCAGAGGAGCATGCTATTCGACGACTCCGAATGTGTCTTCGGGATATCTGCAGCAG ACTTCTATATGAGAAACGGTTCAGTGTCTTCCATTACCCTGTAATGGATGAAGACGCTCCTGACTATTATTCAATAGTTCAAAATCCGATGGATATCACTACTTTACTGCAGCGTGTGGATAATGGGCGTTACTTGACATGCTCAGCCTTCTTGCAAGATGTGGAACTAATTCCAGCCAATGCAAAA GCATATAATGGTGATGACTACAATGGAGCTCGAATTGTCAGCAGAGCATATGCACTAAGGGATGCG GTTCTTGGCATGCTTTCTCAAATGGATCCTGCACTAGTTGCCTTCTGTGATAAAATTGCTGCTCAGGGTGGGCCAACTCGTCTGCCAGAGGATTCAGCTACAAATTTTCTTTCGAATCCTGTTGCTCAACCAGTTCATGTTACAAGAGCAAGTGCACGTCTACGCAATGTTCAGCCTGAAATGAATGTATCTCAAAGTTATGAGGTCTTGAAACGCTCAAAGCGGAACAGTGATCCTGATCAAG GTGAAGTTGTGGCTGGGAACTCTGATCCATTTTCTGAGGACAGATCACAACCCATGGAGATTGATGCTCCTGGGCAAAATGCCCTTCCAACAAAATGCCCTCATGGTAGTGTAACAAATGAGGCATTTAAAGGTGTGCAACAATGTGAGGCAAATAATCAAGATGAAATAATGAATCAACCGCTTGCCCCAACAGATGTTGCAGAAACCACCATTGCAGAAGTCGAGGATGGTGAAAGCAAATCCTCTCCCAAAGTGCCAATAAGCAAGCATTTGGCAGAACAGATTGAATCAATAGAACAGAATTTTGTGAAATGTACTGAAGGTTATGGAATCTCAGAACTTGAAAGACTTTATGCTCGAATTTGCCGAGGGGTGATATCACTGAAAGATGCTGACAAACCTATGATTGTTAAATTCTTGAAAGACTTCTCATCTGATGAAAGCAATTTTCAAAGATAG
- the LOC131073813 gene encoding ATPase family AAA domain-containing protein At1g05910 isoform X1, with protein sequence MDGKASSSPSPASAKRSRGSIEQHRPPTKKNSDDCGDHNSKKRPLRTSDRLRARHRRRLNLNLNLTSRIQMYRNHNPKLNKGKKRRRASASRIAKMLHTRPNLRSSANSTVHKTAGPSNQIENMNVQSHTSTLRRSTRKRKISVNLEDYETDNTDTEDADLMRRTYRPSTTKVENNPSQDEQSSPMREKKTRDTASLPRREGLRPRRSTRSTRSTIQHSSQDSEDQESSEEEDDRDEGEAGDEGEEDEEDEVEEEGEEGEEQEGRRRYALRNRTEVRRFSPEKEEKQRPRSPPRKVLHQGMGTKNARDARRGGARTYKRHRAPRIDDSDDSLLVDEMDQGPVGSWMRGGNRNFGQQWVCGGLDMHSTTAWGLNVAASGWGHQGDTFGYGGVGVQTAGPSSKGGADIQPLQVDDTVSFDDIGGLSDHIDALKEMVFFPLLYPDFFANYHISPPRGVLLCGPPGTGKTLIARALACAASKAGQKVNFYMRKGADVLSKWVGEAERQLKLLFEEAQRNQPSIIFFDEIDGLAPVRSSKQEQIHNSIVSTLLALMDGLDSRGQVVLIGATNRIDAIDGALRRPGRFDREFVFTLPDCKARAEILKIHTRKWKNPLSDELRMELAAACVGYCGADLKALCTEAAIRAFREKYPQVYTSDDQFVIDVDSVKVEKLDFLEAMSAITPAAHRGATVQSRPLSPVIAPCLEGHLKIIRNYISEIFHIVAKGDKEDSSRNLAKLLGFSYGSSIPFVYRPRLLLCGKEGAGLDHIGPAVLHELERFPVHSLGLPSLLSDPSAKTPEEALVHIVGEARRTSPSILYLPQLQLWWETAHDQLRAVLLTILEELPSDLPVLLLATSSVPSDELDGEAASLFGRRYIYQVEKPSSEDRCRFISQLVDAVLTIPDQQVVITPKKNVSIPELPKVPKAARGPSETELRAKAEAEEHAIRRLRMCLRDICSRLLYEKRFSVFHYPVMDEDAPDYYSIVQNPMDITTLLQRVDNGRYLTCSAFLQDVELIPANAKAYNGDDYNGARIVSRAYALRDAVLGMLSQMDPALVAFCDKIAAQGGPTRLPEDSATNFLSNPVAQPVHVTRASARLRNVQPEMNVSQSYEVLKRSKRNSDPDQDFFSTGEVVAGNSDPFSEDRSQPMEIDAPGQNALPTKCPHGSVTNEAFKGVQQCEANNQDEIMNQPLAPTDVAETTIAEVEDGESKSSPKVPISKHLAEQIESIEQNFVKCTEGYGISELERLYARICRGVISLKDADKPMIVKFLKDFSSDESNFQR encoded by the exons GTGCATAAAACTGCTGGTCCTTCAAATCAGATAGAGAACATGAACGTGCAG TCGCATACATCCACTCTACGCCGGTCTACaagaaaaaggaaaatttctgtCAATTTAGAGGATTACGAAACAGATAACACAGACACAGAGGATGCAGATCTGATG agacgaacatatcggccatctactactaaagttgagaaTAACCCTAGTCAGGATGAGCAGTCCAGTCCAATGCGAGAGAAGAAGACAAGAGATACAGCATCTTTGCCACGGCGAGAAGGACTTCGGCCTCGCAGGTCAACAAGGTCAACAAGGTCAACCATCCAACATTCTTCTCAAGATTCTGAAGACCAGGAATCGTCAGAGGAGGAAGATGATAGAGATGAGGGGGAGGCTGGGGATGAAGGAGAGGAAGAcgaagaagatgaagttgaggaAGAGGGTGAGGAGGGTGAAGAACAAGAAGGAAGGAGACGGTATGCTCTCCGGAATCGCACTGAGGTGAGGAGGTTTTCTCCTGAAAAAGAAGAAAAGCAACGCCCACGATCTCCACCACGTAAAGTATTGCATCAAGGAATGGGAACCAAAAATGCACGTGATGCGAGACGAGGTGGTGCAAGGACATATAAACGTCATCGTGCACCAAGAATTGATGATTCAGATGATTCTCTTCTTGTGGATGAGATGGATCAGGGTCCTGTTGGTTCATGGATGCGTGGGGGAAACAGAAACTTTGGTCAGCAATGGGTTTGTGGCGGACTTGACATGCATAGCACAACTGCATGGGGATTGAATGTTGCGGCATCTGGATGGGGACACCAAGGTGATACTTTTGGTTATGGAGGTGTAGGTGTACAAACTGCTGGGCCTAGTTCAAAAGGTGGAGCTGACATTCAACCTTTGCAGGTTGATGACACAGTGAGTTTTGATGATATTGGAGGGCTTTCTGATCACATTGATGCACTGAAAGAAATGGTTTTTTTCCCTCTTCTCTATCCTGATTTCTTTGCAAATTATCACATCTCTCCTCCAAGGGGAGTCTTATTGTGTGGTCCTCCTGGAACTGGTAAAACATTGATTGCAAGGGCTTTAGCATGTGCAGCTTCCAAGGCAGGACAGAAAGTAAACTTTTACATGCGAAAGGGAGCTGATGTGCTCAGCAAGTGGGTTGGGGAAGCTGAGCGGCAACTGAAATTACTTTTTGAAGAAGCTCAAAGGAACCAACCATCCAtaatattttttgatgaaatagaTGGTCTTGCTCCAGTGAGGTCTAGTAAACAAGAACAAATTCACAATTCTATTGTATCTACACTTCTTGCTCTAATGGATGGTCTAGACTCTAGAGGTCAAGTAGTGCTTATTGGAGCTACAAACAGGATTGATGCTATTGATGGAGCTCTTCGTCGGCCTGGTCGGTTTGATCGTGAATTTGTATTTACCTTACCTGATTGTAAAGCAAGAGCTGAGATATTAAAGATCCATACAAGAAAGTGGAAGAATCCTTTATCAGATGAATTAAGAATGGAATTAGCAGCAGCTTGTGTGGGGTATTGTGGTGCTGATTTAAAAGCTTTGTGCACAGAAGCTGCAATTAGGGCCTTCCGCGAGAAATATCCTCAAGTATACACTAGTGATGATCAGTTTGTCATAGATGTGGATTCTGTGAAAGTAGAGAAGCTTGATTTCTTGGAAGCTATGTCTGCTATTACTCCGGCTGCCCATAGAGGTGCAACAGTACAGTCAAGGCCATTGTCCCCAGTTATAGCTCCATGCTTAGAAGGACATCTAAAAATAATCAGAAACTATATTTCTGAGATCTTCCACATAGTGGCCAAGGGTGATAAGGAGGACAGTTCTCGCAATCTTGCCAAGTTACTTGGATTTTCCTATGGTTCTTCCATTCCCTTTGTTTACAGACCAAGACTTTTACTTTGTGGGAAGGAGGGTGCTGGCTTG GACCATATCGGCCCTGCTGTTCTACACGAATTAGAGAGGTTCCCTGTGCATTCTCTTGGACTTCCATCACTCTTGTCCGACCCAAGTGCAAAGACCCCTGAGGAAGCGCTAGTGCATATTGTGGGAGAAGCAAGGAGGACTTCTCCTTCTATTTTGTATCTGCCTCAACTTCAACTTTGGTGGGAGACG GCCCATGATCAACTAAGAGCTGTTCTGTTGACTATATTGGAAGAACTGCCATCGGACCTTCCTGTATTACTTCTTGCAACCTCCTCTGTGCCCTCGGACGAATTGGATGGAGAAGCTGCATCCTTGTTTGGACGTCGCTATAT TTACCAAGTAGAAAAACCAAGTTCCGaggacaggtgtagattcatctcacAATTGGTTGATGCTGTTCTTACTATCCCTGATCAGCAAGTAGTAATTACTCCTAAAAAGAATGTTTCTATTCCTGAACTTCCAAAGGTACCAAAAGCAGCAAGGGGACCAAGTGAAACTGAGCTACGTGCCAAGGCAGAAGCAGAGGAGCATGCTATTCGACGACTCCGAATGTGTCTTCGGGATATCTGCAGCAG ACTTCTATATGAGAAACGGTTCAGTGTCTTCCATTACCCTGTAATGGATGAAGACGCTCCTGACTATTATTCAATAGTTCAAAATCCGATGGATATCACTACTTTACTGCAGCGTGTGGATAATGGGCGTTACTTGACATGCTCAGCCTTCTTGCAAGATGTGGAACTAATTCCAGCCAATGCAAAA GCATATAATGGTGATGACTACAATGGAGCTCGAATTGTCAGCAGAGCATATGCACTAAGGGATGCG GTTCTTGGCATGCTTTCTCAAATGGATCCTGCACTAGTTGCCTTCTGTGATAAAATTGCTGCTCAGGGTGGGCCAACTCGTCTGCCAGAGGATTCAGCTACAAATTTTCTTTCGAATCCTGTTGCTCAACCAGTTCATGTTACAAGAGCAAGTGCACGTCTACGCAATGTTCAGCCTGAAATGAATGTATCTCAAAGTTATGAGGTCTTGAAACGCTCAAAGCGGAACAGTGATCCTGATCAAG ATTTTTTTTCTACAGGTGAAGTTGTGGCTGGGAACTCTGATCCATTTTCTGAGGACAGATCACAACCCATGGAGATTGATGCTCCTGGGCAAAATGCCCTTCCAACAAAATGCCCTCATGGTAGTGTAACAAATGAGGCATTTAAAGGTGTGCAACAATGTGAGGCAAATAATCAAGATGAAATAATGAATCAACCGCTTGCCCCAACAGATGTTGCAGAAACCACCATTGCAGAAGTCGAGGATGGTGAAAGCAAATCCTCTCCCAAAGTGCCAATAAGCAAGCATTTGGCAGAACAGATTGAATCAATAGAACAGAATTTTGTGAAATGTACTGAAGGTTATGGAATCTCAGAACTTGAAAGACTTTATGCTCGAATTTGCCGAGGGGTGATATCACTGAAAGATGCTGACAAACCTATGATTGTTAAATTCTTGAAAGACTTCTCATCTGATGAAAGCAATTTTCAAAGATAG